From a single Aythya fuligula isolate bAytFul2 unplaced genomic scaffold, bAytFul2.pri scaffold_64_arrow_ctg1, whole genome shotgun sequence genomic region:
- the LOC116501683 gene encoding dynein light chain 2, cytoplasmic-like produces the protein MSDRKAVIKNADMSEDMQQKAVDCATQAMEKYNIEKDIAAYIKKEFDKKYNPTWHCIVGRNFGSYVTHETKHFIYFYLGQVAIFLFKSG, from the coding sequence ATGTCTGACAGAAAGGCTGTCATCAAGAATGCAGACATGTCCGAGGACATGCAGCAGAAAGCCGTTGACTGTGCCACGCAGGCAATGGAGAAGTACAACATAGAAAAGGACATTGCAGCGTATATAAAGAAGGAATTTGACAAGAAATACAACCCAACTTGGCACTGCATTGTTGGCAGAAACTTTGGCAGCTATGTAACACACGAGACAAAGCACTTCATCTATTTTTACTTGGGTCAGGTTgcaatttttctcttcaagtCTGGATAG